CGAATCCTTACCGTCCACGTGTTCGATTCCAATCTTGTTCATCACCAAAAAGGGGATCTTCTTCAGTGAAATCCCAGCCGTTGGATCAACACTCTTCATCTCCGCCGGAAACCTGACACCCCATCGGAAATTCAGAACGGCGTGGCTCCTAACCGGAAGAGCCGTCCTGGCCGTCACTTCGATGCCGGACAAAGCGCTTGCAAGAGCCCCAGCAGTATATGGCTGAAGCACCGTAATACTCTTTCCGTAAAACCCGCTGTTCACCTCCGATTTCTCTACAACCTCAATAGATCCATCAACTTCTGAAACGGCACCGTTCTGGTGACCAGTAACCTTATCAAGAACCGAAGAGGACTGAGACTTCTTGATAGAGAAGTCCCCAAACTGAGGCTTGAAGTGGAGCATGAAGGTAGGGTTTCCACGGCCGAGGAGACTGAACTCGGCGCTCATCAGCATAGAACTCGACACCGGAGAACCGAACGATCCGGTTCCAGTCTTGACGACGAGGGAGAAAGGATTCCATGTATCGTTGGGTCGATAGGAGAGCTTCATGGAGGGTCCAGATTCGAAGAAAGTTGCGAGATTGAGAGTGAGCTCCTTGGAGTCCCCAGCCACAACTCCTGATTGGAACGGAAAGCCCAGTACAGTGAGAGGAACTTTGGCCCTAAACAGTGGCTTCTGGTCCTCCCGGAACTTGAGCGATGCTTTCATGATGTGcgataaaaattcaaaacttatcGGGATCCGTGGAGcggagtttgaactttgaagcggAGGTGCGtgtttcaaaattttgtagggatttttctttatttatatttagGAAGGGAAGATTGATGAAGGTCTCTGCGGTGCGGAGATTCCGCTTTTAGGTTTCTCTGATTCTACGGCAAATAATCCTCCTGGGCTGGCTGGGGGGTTTTTTGGCATTTTTAAGCGTCTACGTTGTGTGGTTATGCTGTAATTTTTTCAAAGGAGCGGATTTTGATTGGAATTGAGTAGCGAAAGAGAAGAGacaaattttttgaattttgaaaaattttaaattgtgttttgtgcagagattttttttttgaaaaaaatttaaaatattcaaacaaaaattagcACTGCATTTGGGTGTGTGTTTTCATGGCCCAATATACGAATTTAAATCTTAAAAGGAAAACCAAGAAACTAGAGAAAAGTTATTTCCCGCAATATCAGGCAGACtccaacaaataaaaaagaatatttTCATTGACTTGTTAATCAGCCAACAACAGAAGTTCACGtactaagggcaaatgcaatggtgaagtggtattgggccaacaaagatattgtcttttgc
The window above is part of the Tripterygium wilfordii isolate XIE 37 chromosome 3, ASM1340144v1, whole genome shotgun sequence genome. Proteins encoded here:
- the LOC119991432 gene encoding uncharacterized protein LOC119991432, producing the protein MKASLKFREDQKPLFRAKVPLTVLGFPFQSGVVAGDSKELTLNLATFFESGPSMKLSYRPNDTWNPFSLVVKTGTGSFGSPVSSSMLMSAEFSLLGRGNPTFMLHFKPQFGDFSIKKSQSSSVLDKVTGHQNGAVSEVDGSIEVVEKSEVNSGFYGKSITVLQPYTAGALASALSGIEVTARTALPVRSHAVLNFRWGVRFPAEMKSVDPTAGISLKKIPFLVMNKIGIEHVDGKDSKEKSAKVNNDLYLLGVSDIGEACFAVKRQLEILQAENSLLKRAVEDLRQEIGSTKSLSLAGDSNSGKYRETERPGMKGKMDRRFTEKSMEGDGSEKAATNAA